The stretch of DNA CGGACCGTCCACCACCACGCCGCCCATCGGGTTGGGGCGGTCCAGCACCACCACCGGCGTGCCCGACACCCGGGCGGCCTGCATCACCAGGGCCATGGTGGACGCGTAAGTGTACGGCCGCACCCCCACATCCTGCAGGTCCACGACCAGCACGTCCACCCGGGACAGCATGGCCCGGGAGGGCTGATAGCGGCGGCCGAAGAGGCTGAACACGGGCGCGCGGGACGGCAGCGGGAGGCGGCCCGTCCCCGACCCGTCGAAGCCGTGCTCGGGGGTGAACAGGGCCGTGACGCGCACACCCGGCAGGGCGGCCACGATCTGCGCCACGTGGCGCCCGTCGGAGGAGACGGCGGCGTGGTGGGTGACCAGGCCGACGCGCCGGCCGGCCAGCAGGCCCGCCACCGACGACAGCCCCTCCGAACCCGTCCGCACCGCCGGCCCGCGGGCGTCTGCCGGCGCCGGTCCGAGCGCCACCGCCACAAACCAGGCCACTGCGGGCAGGACCGCCGGTACGCGTCGCATCACCGACGGTCCTGCCCGAAACGGCACAGGAGTAGTCCCGCCGATCCGGATGCACCCCGGGCGAAGAGAAGATTAGGGCGTCAGCAGGCTTGCCAGCAGCGGCAGGATCTCCACCCCCCGCCGGGCGCCCAGGGCGCCCCGGGCAGCCTCCCGCTCGGAGAAGGCGCGGGTGCCGTCGGCGCTCACCCCGCCTCCCGACACCAGCAACGGCACCGGGTCGTCCGAGTGGGCCCGCAGGCTGCAGGGCGTCGCATGGTCGGCGGTGACGGCGACGACGGTCTCGTCCCGGTTCAGGCGAGGCAGCAGGTCCCCGAAAAACGCCCGGTCGATCAGCGCGATCACGTCCCGCTTGGCCGCGCAGTCGCCATCGTGCCCGGGTTCGTCGGGCCCTTTCAGGTGCAGGTACAGCCCGCCGTGACGCGGCAGCTCCTCGGCCGCCCGGCGGGCCCACTGGCGGTAGGCCCGCTCCCGGTCTCCGGCGCTGGGAGGAACCTCCACCACGGCCATGCCCAGCAGGCGGGCGATGCCTCTCTCCACAGGCATCTCCACGAAACACCCCAGTGAGAGGCCGAAGCGCTCGGCCAGAGACGGCACCGCGGGCAGGTGGTCGCCGGCATCCCGCAGCAGGATCGCGTTGGCCGGCGGCTGGCCCCGGCGCCGCCGGCGCTCGTTGACGGGGTGGGCGTCCAGAACCTCCCGGGACTTGCGGGTGAATTCGTTCACCAGTTCCGCGGTGGTCCACGCCTCGGGGCTGTCGTCCAGGGGGCGGCACTCCTCCACCGTCGTCCCGGCCACCGCCCGGGCCACGCCCAGCCCTTCCACCCGCCCGTAGGCGGGGTCGGTGTTGGAGATCTTTGCCGACAGCCGGCCCTCCCTGGGCCGCAGGACCACGGCGCACCGGTAGGCGACCGTGGCCGCCACCTCCACCTCGGCGGGCGCCGCCGTCAGCCGGACCTCCCGGCTGACGGCCTCGGCCAGGGCCGCGGCTTCCTCCGTCTGCAGCGACCGGCCGACGCGGCGGTCCAGGATGGTCCACCCCGCGTCCACGGTGGCGAAGTTGCCGCGCAGGGCCACGTCGCCGTCGCGGAACGCCAGCCCCGCGCCCAGCGCCTCCAGCGGGCCCCGGCCGGTGTGGTAGCGCAGCGGGTCGTAGCCCAGGATGGCCATCACCGCCACATCCGACTCGGGGGCGATCCCCTCTCCCACGGTCGTCACGATCCCCTGCTGGCCCCGCGCCGCCAGGTCGTCCAGGTGGGGCGTGGGGGCCGCTTCCAGGGGCGTGCGGCCCTGCAGGTCCGCCACCGGCCGGTCGGCCAGGCCGTCCAACACCACGTACAGCAGGCGCTTCATGGCCGCTCTCCCCGCCGCCCGCCTGCACCACCGGGCGATCCCACGCGGGCCACCAGAGAGGACGACAGGGTGCCCGTGCAGATCTCCTCGGCCGGTC from Armatimonadota bacterium encodes:
- the apgM gene encoding 2,3-bisphosphoglycerate-independent phosphoglycerate mutase; this encodes MKRLLYVVLDGLADRPVADLQGRTPLEAAPTPHLDDLAARGQQGIVTTVGEGIAPESDVAVMAILGYDPLRYHTGRGPLEALGAGLAFRDGDVALRGNFATVDAGWTILDRRVGRSLQTEEAAALAEAVSREVRLTAAPAEVEVAATVAYRCAVVLRPREGRLSAKISNTDPAYGRVEGLGVARAVAGTTVEECRPLDDSPEAWTTAELVNEFTRKSREVLDAHPVNERRRRRGQPPANAILLRDAGDHLPAVPSLAERFGLSLGCFVEMPVERGIARLLGMAVVEVPPSAGDRERAYRQWARRAAEELPRHGGLYLHLKGPDEPGHDGDCAAKRDVIALIDRAFFGDLLPRLNRDETVVAVTADHATPCSLRAHSDDPVPLLVSGGGVSADGTRAFSEREAARGALGARRGVEILPLLASLLTP